One Bacillus sp. 1780r2a1 DNA segment encodes these proteins:
- the sdhB gene encoding succinate dehydrogenase iron-sulfur subunit, which produces MSAQQTAQKTVRFVITRQDSPETAPYNQEFEIPYRPNMNVISALMEIRRNPVDANGNETTPINWDMNCLEEVCGACSMVINGKPRQSCTALVDKLEQPIQLQPMKTFPVVRDLQVDRSRMFDSLKKVKAWVPIDGTYDLGPGPRMPEKKRQWAYELSKCMTCGVCLEACPNVNDKSNFIGPAPLSQVRLFNAHPTGAMNKGERLEAIMEDGGLANCGNSQNCVQSCPKGIPLTTSIAALNRDTTIQAFRNFFGSDQV; this is translated from the coding sequence ATGAGTGCACAACAAACGGCACAAAAAACAGTTCGTTTTGTTATTACTCGTCAAGATTCGCCAGAGACAGCTCCTTATAATCAAGAATTTGAGATACCTTATCGTCCAAATATGAACGTAATTTCTGCACTAATGGAAATTCGCCGTAACCCTGTTGATGCAAACGGAAATGAAACAACGCCTATTAACTGGGATATGAACTGCTTAGAAGAGGTTTGTGGAGCATGTTCAATGGTCATCAACGGCAAGCCGCGCCAATCTTGTACAGCTCTAGTAGATAAGTTAGAACAGCCGATTCAACTTCAGCCAATGAAGACATTTCCTGTTGTTCGTGACTTACAAGTTGATCGAAGCAGAATGTTTGACTCATTAAAGAAAGTAAAAGCATGGGTTCCAATTGATGGAACATACGACTTAGGACCAGGTCCTCGTATGCCTGAGAAAAAGCGTCAGTGGGCATACGAACTTTCAAAATGTATGACGTGTGGGGTTTGCTTAGAAGCATGTCCAAACGTTAATGATAAATCAAACTTCATCGGGCCAGCACCACTTTCTCAAGTACGTTTATTTAATGCTCATCCAACTGGAGCTATGAATAAAGGAGAAAGACTAGAAGCAATCATGGAAGATGGAGGCCTTGCAAACTGCGGTAACTCACAAAACTGCGTGCAGTCTTGCCCAAAAGGTATTCCATTAACAACATCAATTGCAGCGCTTAACCGAGACACAACTATTCAAGCATTCCGTAACTTCTTTGGTAGCGATCAAGTATAA